The following proteins come from a genomic window of Microbacterium sp. SY138:
- the brxL gene encoding BREX system Lon protease-like protein BrxL produces the protein MSDDIDLTEAPYFEQGGQEPSAHEPIEQNELDRKANEHFAGAVVRKDLVKAVKGNAIVPSYVLEYLLGQYAASDDEATIQAGIDKVRGILAQHYVHRNESELVKSKIREKGRFRIIDKVSVTLNEKDDVYQASFGSLGITGVIVEASIVNANQKLLVGGVWCLCDIEYFHNEDARVVPWVLGSLKPIQMSNFDYQGYLESRAKFTTDEWIDLLIQSIGFNPEMFGRRAKLLQLIRLIPFVERNYNLVELGPKGTGKSHIYSEFSPHGMLISGGEVTVPKLFVSNANGRLGLVGYWDVVAFDEFAGKKKRTDKALVDIMKNYMANKSFSRGVETLGAEASMVFVGNTSHTVPYMLKHSDLFDELPESYHDSAYLDRLHFYIPGWEIDTIRSEMFSSGYGFVVDYIAEVFKSMRNLDYSDRYQRYFTLGSDISTRDRDAIHKTFSGLIKLLYPHEQATPEEIEEILRFAIEGRKRVKDQILRIDSTMAGVDFGYNTAGRGWSAVTTLEEEEYPTHYYRGRPSAPSPTLPTVTEDASSPEASSTGPKAAAVSAVLFEGHRDYTENQRGISFEMLLGPYLRGATDIELHDPYIRQGHQGRNLVELLALLAAEKDPADEVVVNLFTVLDEVPEYQAKQLRMLNDIVQGAAKQGVKVNLAKDPGGHDRWIRTDTGWRINLGRGLDIFQKSDSGWFDFGGSRQEFRQVRAFGITYMRDAEGR, from the coding sequence ATGAGCGACGATATCGATCTGACAGAGGCCCCCTACTTTGAGCAGGGTGGGCAGGAGCCGAGTGCTCACGAGCCTATCGAGCAGAACGAGCTAGACCGCAAGGCAAACGAGCATTTTGCTGGCGCCGTTGTTCGCAAGGATCTCGTTAAGGCCGTCAAGGGCAACGCGATCGTGCCGTCGTACGTGCTGGAATACCTGCTCGGTCAATACGCGGCATCCGACGACGAGGCGACGATCCAAGCGGGCATCGACAAGGTGCGGGGCATCCTCGCCCAGCACTACGTGCACCGCAACGAGTCGGAACTGGTCAAGTCGAAGATCCGCGAGAAGGGTCGCTTCCGGATCATCGACAAGGTAAGCGTCACGCTGAACGAGAAGGACGACGTCTACCAGGCGTCGTTCGGCAGCCTCGGCATCACCGGTGTGATCGTCGAGGCGAGCATCGTCAACGCGAATCAGAAGCTCTTGGTTGGTGGGGTGTGGTGCCTCTGCGACATCGAGTACTTCCACAACGAAGATGCCCGTGTCGTGCCGTGGGTTCTGGGAAGCCTGAAGCCGATCCAGATGTCAAACTTCGACTACCAGGGTTACCTCGAGTCCCGTGCGAAGTTCACCACCGACGAGTGGATCGACTTGCTCATCCAGTCGATCGGCTTCAACCCCGAGATGTTCGGGCGACGTGCCAAACTGTTGCAGCTCATCCGTCTCATCCCTTTCGTCGAGCGCAACTACAACCTCGTTGAGCTCGGTCCGAAGGGCACTGGTAAGTCGCACATCTACTCGGAGTTCTCGCCACACGGCATGCTGATCTCCGGCGGCGAGGTCACCGTACCCAAGCTGTTCGTCAGCAACGCCAATGGTCGCCTCGGCCTTGTTGGGTACTGGGACGTCGTGGCATTTGACGAGTTCGCGGGCAAGAAGAAGCGCACCGACAAGGCGCTCGTCGACATCATGAAGAACTACATGGCGAACAAGTCGTTCTCGCGAGGTGTCGAGACGTTGGGCGCTGAGGCGTCAATGGTGTTCGTGGGCAATACGTCGCACACGGTGCCCTACATGCTCAAGCACTCCGACCTGTTCGACGAACTGCCCGAGAGCTACCACGACTCGGCGTACCTCGATCGACTGCACTTCTACATCCCGGGCTGGGAGATCGACACGATTCGAAGCGAGATGTTCTCCAGCGGCTACGGATTCGTCGTCGACTACATCGCCGAGGTGTTCAAGTCGATGCGGAACCTGGACTATTCCGACAGGTATCAGCGATACTTCACGCTCGGCTCAGATATCTCGACACGTGATCGTGATGCCATTCACAAGACCTTCTCCGGTCTCATAAAGCTGCTCTACCCACACGAGCAGGCGACGCCCGAGGAGATCGAGGAGATCCTGCGATTCGCAATCGAGGGCCGTAAGCGTGTAAAGGACCAGATCCTTCGGATCGACTCGACGATGGCGGGGGTGGACTTCGGCTACAACACCGCGGGTCGTGGCTGGTCAGCGGTGACGACGCTCGAGGAAGAAGAGTACCCGACGCATTACTATCGCGGTCGCCCCAGCGCTCCGAGCCCGACGCTCCCAACAGTGACAGAGGATGCTTCTTCGCCTGAAGCTTCATCAACCGGTCCTAAGGCCGCTGCCGTGTCGGCGGTACTGTTCGAGGGCCACCGCGACTACACGGAGAACCAGCGAGGCATCTCCTTCGAGATGCTGCTCGGCCCGTATCTGCGTGGCGCGACCGACATCGAACTGCACGACCCGTACATTCGCCAGGGCCACCAGGGGCGCAACCTCGTTGAACTGCTCGCTCTCCTCGCCGCAGAGAAGGATCCAGCGGATGAGGTTGTTGTGAATCTCTTCACCGTGCTCGATGAGGTTCCCGAGTATCAGGCCAAGCAACTTCGGATGCTCAACGACATCGTGCAGGGCGCCGCCAAACAAGGAGTCAAGGTCAATCTCGCCAAGGACCCTGGCGGTCATGATCGGTGGATCCGAACCGACACCGGGTGGCGCATAAACCTTGGCCGGGGACTCGACATCTTCCAGAAGTCCGACAGCGGCTGGTTCGATTTCGGCGGCAGCCGACAGGAGTTCCGCCAGGTCCGTGCATTTGGGATCACCTACATGCGGGACGCGGAAGGACGATGA
- a CDS encoding GTPase — MTGETFSEDEFRSQWKEQADEIGRFNLAIFGKTGVGKSTLINAIFGEEVAPTGVGEPVTMDEHLYIHRSGFLGLLDTRGLEIGKDTDELISELGEYLKKMRRQPLSEQTHVAWYCVRATDRRFEDTEAEFIRRLHELGLPVVAVLTQVPSRNGEYHADALTLADHIAGLDLPIVGGRPILVMSTADEFTGQVQHGLTELVDATFRAAPEGVEAAFAAAQKVDLARKRKQAQTAVRAAATAALTVGAIPIPVADAGVLIPIQLGMMARVAAIYGVRVETATIAATAATVAVSAAGRSAVAGLLKFIPGAGTIIGGAISGTVASTFTLAIGYAWAVVCGELTQGRLRGVDGALDSDLVRELFQTQVGVWFKKVSGGRG, encoded by the coding sequence ATGACGGGTGAGACCTTCTCTGAAGACGAGTTCCGCAGTCAGTGGAAAGAGCAGGCGGACGAGATCGGCCGCTTCAACCTCGCCATCTTCGGCAAGACCGGCGTCGGGAAGTCGACACTGATCAACGCGATCTTCGGCGAAGAAGTCGCTCCCACCGGAGTCGGCGAGCCCGTCACCATGGACGAGCATCTCTACATCCATCGTTCCGGCTTCCTCGGTCTGCTCGACACCCGTGGGCTCGAGATCGGCAAGGACACCGATGAGCTGATCAGCGAACTCGGCGAGTACCTGAAGAAGATGCGCCGGCAGCCGCTCTCTGAGCAGACCCACGTCGCCTGGTACTGCGTCCGGGCGACGGACCGGCGGTTCGAGGACACCGAGGCGGAGTTCATCCGTCGCCTGCACGAGCTCGGCCTGCCCGTCGTCGCCGTCCTGACGCAGGTGCCGTCGCGGAACGGCGAGTATCACGCCGATGCTCTGACCCTGGCGGACCACATCGCCGGGCTCGACCTGCCGATCGTGGGCGGTCGCCCGATCCTGGTGATGTCGACGGCGGATGAGTTCACCGGCCAGGTTCAGCACGGGCTCACGGAGCTCGTGGATGCCACGTTTCGCGCTGCTCCCGAGGGTGTTGAAGCAGCGTTCGCTGCCGCCCAGAAAGTCGATCTGGCACGAAAGCGCAAGCAAGCTCAAACAGCTGTCCGCGCGGCTGCCACGGCGGCGCTGACAGTGGGAGCTATCCCGATTCCGGTTGCCGATGCCGGTGTGCTCATCCCCATTCAGCTCGGAATGATGGCCAGGGTCGCGGCGATCTACGGCGTGAGGGTCGAGACCGCCACGATCGCGGCGACCGCGGCAACTGTCGCCGTCTCGGCGGCAGGGCGAAGCGCCGTCGCCGGCCTCCTGAAGTTCATCCCCGGAGCGGGAACCATTATCGGCGGTGCGATCTCGGGCACCGTCGCCAGCACCTTCACCCTGGCGATCGGATACGCATGGGCAGTGGTCTGCGGTGAGCTCACGCAGGGTCGACTGCGAGGTGTCGACGGCGCACTCGACAGCGACCTGGTGCGCGAGCTGTTCCAGACGCAGGTCGGCGTGTGGTTCAAGAAGGTGAGTGGCGGGCGGGGCTGA
- a CDS encoding G5 domain-containing protein: MPAAPQGWYADPEHPAQQQRWWDGTQWTVHTAPLGQAPTAAVAVTPVDAAPAQVKSSRMKVVLIVGAVVLAILLLTRSLGVIMMLAGLVLFFVAIYGIVRGSAKLFRVRSRGAAWAALGIAFVLMFAGSGANAALGGPGSDTTSSGSSEAKPFASAQTEKPTPSPKPPTFEEVEESTVVPFERTTADDPQLDVGQTAITTVGVDGTKVTTYRVTYVDGVEVSREVLGEVVTVAPVNEVTSNGTRQPAPAPVPLVQPAAECHSSYAGVCVPIASDVDCAGGSGNGPAYVRGPLQVIGPDVYDLDRDGDGIACD, translated from the coding sequence ATGCCTGCAGCACCCCAGGGTTGGTACGCCGACCCGGAGCACCCCGCACAGCAGCAGCGCTGGTGGGACGGCACTCAATGGACGGTGCACACCGCACCCCTGGGGCAAGCGCCGACTGCGGCTGTCGCCGTGACCCCCGTCGATGCCGCTCCCGCCCAGGTGAAGTCCTCTCGGATGAAGGTCGTCCTCATAGTGGGAGCGGTGGTGCTCGCGATCCTCCTCCTCACCCGCAGCCTGGGCGTGATCATGATGCTCGCCGGGTTGGTGCTCTTCTTCGTCGCCATCTATGGGATCGTGCGTGGCTCGGCGAAGCTCTTTCGCGTGCGCTCGCGCGGAGCGGCATGGGCAGCTCTGGGGATCGCGTTCGTTCTGATGTTCGCGGGGTCCGGAGCGAACGCTGCCCTCGGCGGCCCTGGTTCGGACACCACGAGCTCAGGGTCGTCGGAGGCCAAGCCGTTCGCGTCCGCACAGACAGAGAAGCCGACCCCCTCTCCCAAGCCCCCTACCTTCGAGGAGGTCGAAGAGTCGACGGTCGTTCCTTTCGAGCGGACGACGGCCGACGATCCGCAGCTCGACGTCGGACAGACCGCCATCACGACAGTCGGTGTCGACGGAACCAAGGTCACCACCTACCGCGTGACGTACGTCGATGGTGTGGAAGTGTCGCGCGAAGTCCTCGGCGAGGTCGTCACCGTCGCGCCGGTGAACGAGGTCACCTCGAACGGAACGCGACAGCCTGCGCCGGCACCGGTGCCTCTGGTGCAGCCTGCGGCCGAGTGCCACTCGAGCTATGCCGGGGTGTGCGTGCCGATCGCGTCCGATGTGGACTGCGCGGGTGGGAGCGGGAACGGGCCGGCGTACGTGCGCGGGCCGCTGCAGGTGATCGGGCCGGATGTGTACGACCTCGACCGCGACGGTGACGGGATCGCCTGCGACTGA